The genomic stretch CCCTGAGGGAAACCGGCGGTGGCAAAACTCGAGGTAACCGAGAAATTCGTAGGATCCACAACGGAAATGGTGTTGTCCAGGGAATTGGCAACGTACACCCGGGCGTTGTCCGTTCGCACGATCACGCCGATGGGATCGGTTCCCACCTTCAACGCTTCGGGCTTCGCTTGAAATGTATAGACGTTGATGCGACTGACCGTTCCGTCCGTCCTGTTGGTCACATAAGCGAACTTGTCACTCCCGTCCAAAGCTATCCTGGATGGACCTTTCCCAACAGTCAGCGTAGCGACGACCCGATTGGGAAACGCGGAAGCGGTACTATTGAAGAGCCACGTCACGGCCATCAGAACCAGAGCGATGCCGGTTGTCAGCGCGCCTTGCTTGCTCATCATCCCCCCTCTCCCCATTTCAACCTCGTGCGCAGGATTTGGAAATAGTTGGTCCGAAACGATTTCACCAGCAACACCCGCTTGCGCGCTTTTTTCGCCCTTACCGTGTCCTCGGGCTCGAGTTTGAACCCCACCTGTCCGTCGTACGTCAAGGTCACGTCGTTTGCCTTCTTGCCGATCCGTATCTCGATGACTCCGTTGTCCGGAAGGATGATGGGTCGGTTGGTCAGCATGAAAGGACAAATCGGTGTGAGCGATATGCATTCCAACGTCGGATACAGGATGGGTCCCCCGGCGGAAAGGCTGTAGGCCGTGGAACCCGTCGGAGAGCTTACAATGAGACCATCGGATCGAAAGGAGTTGAGAAAACTGCCGTTCACATACGTATGCAGCCGAATCATGCGAGCGAGAGCCCCCTTGTTGATGACGGCGTCGTTCAGCACCGCACACTCGGAGATCCGATCTCCGTTTCGGAAAACGGCCACATTCAGCATGGACCGCTCTTCCGTTTCGGCTTCCCCGTTTAGAACCCGTTCCATGTCCGGATAGAGGTCCGTGGCCGAAAACTCCGTCAGAAATCCGAGCCCGCCCAGGTTCACTCCCATGATGGGAGCATCTCCATGGAGTCTCCGAGCCACGCTCAACAGCGTTCCGTCCCCACCCAGGACAATCACCAGATCCACCTCCGGCAGACAATTCGCTCCGTCCGCGAAGCCGTTCACCCCCGGTTCCGCGTTCTCGTAAAGGCACACCCTTTTCCCGCGCTCCTCCAGCCACACACGAAGCGCCTCTCCCATGCTCATCGCCTCCGGTTGGCTCCACTTGACGACAACGGCGATCTGCTGAATTTTCTGCAGGTTACTCATGAAACCACCCTATAGTATAGGGCCGCAGTCAAGTCAAGGTTGGGGGATCGTCTTGTCGTCCCCCTTTCCGAGGCTTCACCCATCCGTCCAAACCCTCGTTTGCCAACACCTCGAAAATGTGGTAGGGGAGATGACCGGCTTAAGCGGAGCCCTAACAGCCCGTTGACGAACGATGAGATGCAAGGCGCGCAAATCCCGAGGAAAGGCGTACATAGAGTAGGTCGCAGTGACGAGGGATGAAGCGTCACGCCGTTGGCGTGACCGCAGATCGCGTTTTTGAACGGCCTGCTAAGCGTCACGGAAACGGAGGCGTGCTCGGCCCTCTTGACATAGCAAACTCCAACGCAAACGGATCAATCATGAAACAGATCGGAAGAAACGACCCCTGCCCTTGCGGCAGCGGAAAGAAGTTCAAGAAGTGCCACATGGGCCGGGAAGAGGAACTGATCCTTCGGCGGGCCGAGACTTTACCCGAAGACACAGGCCTCCGGGTTACTGGTCTCAAAGAAGTTCGTTACGGCCGCACACAGGAAATGCTGGACGCCTTGAACATACTCGAGCTGACCGGAAAAGACGTGAGCGTCAAGTTTGTCGATTTCCAGGCCTATTGCGCGCTCGGAGTCGCAGGCAAGGATCTTCCCAAGGACCCCGGAAGTGCGGGCATCATGATCAATCCCAAGAAAACCGAACGGGAAGATCCGAATCACCTTTACATCGCTGTGACCAAAGAGGTGACCGACTCCACCTTGATTCATCAGATCGCCCACGCACTGGACTATCTGAAGGGTTCGCGGTTCATCCCGGGAAGCGGGTCGGAAATCAGTTTGCAGACGGGCATTCCCATCGAACATCTGGACCACCCAAAGGAATTCGCGGAATGGCTGGATTTTCTGAAAGACCGGTTCCAGGTGGAACTGGACGCCGAGGACACCATCATCTCCTACCTGAACGAAAACAGCAGACTACTGGACGCGGATCAGATCAGGACGTTGGATCGGGCCGGACTTCTCGTTCATTCGGAACGGATCTTTCGGTTTATGCGCGAGCATAAGGAAGAGATCGACGAGCGTATTCGTGACCGGGCCGGGTACATAGGAGCCCAAAACAAGGCGGCCCAATGACATATACGGCCCGCTTATGATCCGGAGAATCAGTAGCGAGTAAAATCCGGAGCCGACAAACCGTCAATCGAACAGCGGCACGACGCTGAATGCGTTCACGTCCACCAGGCCGCGATCCGTCAGTTTGAGTTCCGGAATCACGGGCAACGCCAAAAACGAGAGCGCCATAAAGGGATCTTCCAACGCGCACCCGAGGACTCGGACGGCCTGAATCAGTGAAGCCCGCTGTTTCGCCACCGCCGCCGCCGATTCTAGTGACATCAACCCGGCCACGGGCAGAGGAACCGTAGCCAGGACACGATCTTCCGAGGCCGCCGCCAATCCGCCGCCCATCTCCCGTATCGCCCGAACCGCCGTCGCCATGGCCCGATCGTCCACTCCGGCAACCACGATGTTATGGGAATCGTGGGCCACGCTGGACGCCAGGGCTCCCGACTTCAAACCCAAACCGGAGACGAGCCCCTTGCCTATGCGGCCGCTTTTCCGGTGCCGTTCCACCACGGCCAGCTTCACCACATCCGATTCCGGGTCCGCTAGGACGTCCCCGTTTTTCGACTTAACGGCGACACGCTCCATTCCGGTCAAAATCCGCCCTTCGATCACTCGAATCACTCGGGCCGTTGCGCCCTTCGCCTCGATACCGAAGCGATCGGCCGTGACCTCGCCGACGTGCACCGTGTCACCGGCCCTTCCCAGCTCGGTCTTCGGCAGGTCGCGTTGGAGTCGTCCTCGGGTGCAAACAACTTCCCCGTTCTTGATCACCGTGTCCACGGGGAATTCCCTCAAATCGTCCACAATCAGCAGGTCGGCGGCAAACCCCGGCGCTACGGCGCCCCGGTCTCTCAGCCTGAAATATTCCGCCGGATTGATGGTGGCCATCTGAACGGCAAGTACGGGATCCAGTCCTTCGCGGACGGCCAGTCGAACGTTATGGTCCACGTGGCCCCATTCCATCAGTTCGTGAGGGTGCCGATCGTCCGTAACCAGCATGGTGCGGCGGGAATTCGAGGGGGTAACCAACTTGACGAGCGTTGCCAGGTCCCGGGCCTGGGTCCCCTGCCGAATCATGACCCTCATACCTTTTGAAAGCTTTTCACGGGCCTCCTCGAGTTGCGTGCATTCGTGGTCCGAACCGGCCCCGGCAAACAGATAGGCGTTGAGATTCCTCCCGGACAGCAGCGGGGCATGGCCGTCCCGAACGCAATCCTCGAAGGCCGCAAGCTTCTCCAGGACCTCTTCCATACCGCCCACCACACCGGGGAAATTCATCATTTCCGCCAGACCCAGAATCCGCGGCCGGCCCTTGAATCGAAGCATGTCTTCCACTCGAAACTCGGCGCCGGCGGTTTCCATGTGAGTGGCGGGAACACAGGACGGCAGCATGAAAAGGAAATCCATCGGAAGGCCGCGACTCGATTCGAGCATGTATTCCACGCCTTCGGCTCCCAGCACGTTCGTGATTTCGTGAGGATCCGCAACGAGGGTAGTGGTTCCGTGAGGCACGGCCACCCGAGCCAGTTCCGGGGGCGCCAGCATACTGCTCTCGATGTGCATGTGTCCCTCTATAAACCCCGGCAGCACGAACTTCCCCGCCGCATCGATTTCGATTCGACCGGAATACGCTCCGATGCCCGCCACGCGTCCGTTATGCACGGCCACGTCGGCACGTTCGAGGGTTCCCGAGAACACGTTGACCAGCGTCCCATTGCGGACCGCGAGATCCGCCGGTTCATCTCCCCGGGCTACGGCAAGAGATTCCTGAAGTTTCTTGATCTTGGGATCATCGGGCATCTATTCTCGCTTTCGTATGATTCGGATTCAACTCGATAACCGTTCCAGTAATGCCACGGTGGCTTGAATATCTTCTCCGGAATCCACCCTGATCAGGTTGCCGGGTAGAATATCCGACGGTTGTTCAAATCGAGCTTTCTGCTGCTGGTAAATCTCCCATCGGCCGTCGGAAGCCGCGTGTGGATCCGAGAGCCTTTCCGAAAGCCGCCGGCGAATCAGCTCCTCTTCGCACTCGCACAGCACGAACGTGGTCTCCGCACCCAGCCGCTTCGCCGATTCCATTACCAGGGATCGGTGGGCCGGATCCCGGAACGAAGCGTCCAAAATCACGGTCTGCCCCTGCGCCAGAAGTTTTTCGGCATCCTGCACCATCTTTCGATACAGGGCGTCCGTGGTTTCCCTGTCGTAGATGCCCTGACCGAAAGCCTCGAATTGCCTGCTGGACGGCGCCAGGCCCACCAGATTCTTTCTCACCGGGTCCGAGCTGATGACGGGCGCTCCCAGGCGAGCACCCAGGGCCTCGGCCAACGTGGTCTTGCCCGTGGCGATCAGACCGAACATCACGATGACCCGCGGCGGCGGCGCCTCGCCCGTGTAACTTTCCGCCAGCGCGAAATACTTTTTCGCCGTTTCGAGGGCCCGCGCCTGCCGCTCGATTCCACTCTCGGCCTGATCGAAGGCAAAACAGAGGATCTTGCCTCTCACATAGGCGCGATAACATTTGTAGAAGTCCATGAGAAGCAGGCTCTCCAAATCGCCGGACTTCAGCGCGAACTCATGGACAAACAGCTCCGAAAGATCGCGTCGGCCTCTGAAATCCAGGTCCATGGACAGGAAAGCGATATCGGCCGTTACGTCCGAGTAGCGAAACCGTTCATTGAATTCGATACAGTCATAGATGATCACTTCTCCGGGAATACAGATGTTTCCCGAATGCAGGTCCCCATGACAGTCCCGGATCCGATTTTTCCGGATGCGGGACTCGAACAACTCCGTGTCCTCGTAAAAGCGATTCGCAAACGCGCGAATCGTGTCAAAACGGCGTTCCGAAAGCGCCACGCCCACGTACTCCTCGGTTTGCATGAAGTTCTCGTCCGTGTTGAAGCGGATGGATTCGATCTTGCCGTACCGGTCGATTTCGCCTCCCGTGTCGGCCATGTCGTAAAAATCCACCAGCAATTCGCAGATACGCCGAATGGTCGTTTCATCCACCTTTCCTTGCTCCAGGAGCCGGTCCATCATCCGTTCCCGGGGCATGCGTTTCATCTTCACGGCGTATTCGATGGGATCCCCGGTTCCTTCCACTCTCAGTTCGCCGTTCTCCCTGGTAATGCCCACCACGCCCAAGTAGAGGTCCGGGGCCAAACGGCGGTTCAAACGCACTTCCTCCTCGCAAAACCGCCGCCGTTTGGCAAGGTCGGTAAAATCCAGAAAGCCGAAGTCGACCGGTTTCTTGACTTTGTACACAAAGTCACCCGCCAGAAACACCCAGGAAATGTGCGTTTCGGCCATTTCCACGGTTTCAGGACCATGGGGGTACGCGTTCGGATCTAGCAAAGCCCGCTCGATTTCGATGCTCACTTCCCTCGCCTCCTCGGATTCCGCCGGGTGTATCCATTCAGAGGGCATCGGGGGAAACCTTTTGAAAAAGGCTTCCCCCGACCCTTTCCAAAACCTTTTGTGGGGGTTGCGCCGCCGGCCGCGTCGCAATCGGGATCGAGAGGCCGGCTTCAGTCCTCCGGAGAAGTCCTCCCTCCTCTTGAATGCTTGCCGCCGAGCTACAGGATGGCGTCCGGGTCCTGGATGCCGAAGCGTTCCACCAGAAACGCGTTTTCCGTCAAATCCAGCGTGTACTCCGGCTTTCGCAATGCGTTGTAGTGTTTGAATAGCAGGTTTAAATACCTCAACCACCCCTGTTTGTCACCGGCCTCGATCCGCATGGTCAGTTTGGGCGAGGTGTTCGAATAGCGAAACAGCAGGAAACCGTCCGGCATGTCCACCCGGAAACCGTCGCCCAGCACGTCCATGCCGGCCAGTTCCCAATGGTTCTCCCGGACCAAGGGCAGAAAGGCCCGCTCCACATCCGAAACGACCCGGGCCTTGTCCGCGTTGTCGTACACGGTCCGGATTTCGGGGGCCTGGAAGAAATTCCCGATCAGTTTCCGTTCGAGCAGACGGGCCAGAAATCGTTTGATGGTCAGGTCGGGCTCGCTCCAGACCTTGCCGTAATAGTCCATCACCGAGATGAACTTCAACATGAATCTCAGCGCATCGTCGGCCGGCACTCCGTGCTCGTCCGTTCCGAAAAAATGGAGGGAATACTCGGCCTGCCACATAATGTAGCGGGCTTCCCTCACCAATTCCTTAGGCGACTCGAATCCACAGGCCCCGCTGAGGGAATCCATCATCCGGTTCATGGTCGCCTTGATGTGGGAATGGCCGATGCGGTGCTGTACCGCCTTGCCGCCCAGGCCTTGCACGAGCTGGGAGAGCTGTTTGGTGCAACGAGGATCCGCCAGAACCGTGCCCGCAATCTCCTCGGCCCGTCCGCGGTCCGAAAAACGTCCCGTACGTTCTCCGAAAGCCGTCAAAGCCGGCCGGTCCACCTCCAGTTTATGCATGGCCAGGGGGAAGGCCATGGTGTCCCCCAGGAACAGCTCCCCATCCACCATGGCGGACACCCGGTCCGCGTCCAGATCGAAACTGAACAAGGTCGTCTCGGGATGCGCTTTGGACCAGGCGATCTGTGTTTCGAGATACCGGGGTTGTGTGGGATCGGGGAGACCGGCCACGGCATCCGGGTCGCTTTCCGTTCGGAACGTTTTCACCAGCCGCTGACCAAGAATTTCTTCCATGGCGCCGGAGTAAAGGCGGGCCGTTCCTCCGCCGAAGTTAACGGCGACAGGGGCCCCGCCCCGGCCTAGCGACTCCTTGAACTCGTCTACCAGAGCGTCCATATAGATGCTTCGGGTTTCCGGCCCGACCCCCTCGATGACCGCGGCCTTTTGCGCCGCCTTACGCGCGCGCCCCTCGAAAACGGCGTCGCGGATCTGTTCGATATAATGGCTGTGCAACGCCTCCCGACCCAACACGATCTTCATGCCGTTGTATTCTTTTTCCACGTGGGAGCGGGTCACCATGATGCAGCCTTTCGCGCCCAGCCGCTGAATCGTGCCGTAGATCTCGCCGCTGCATCCCTCGCCCACAATGATCACGTTGACGCCGGCCTCCGTAAGGCCTCTCGCCAGTCCGGCCTCGATCCTCGGCGAAGTCAGTCCGTTGTCCCTCCCCAAAACGAACAGGTCCCCCGGAACAAGACCCTTTGTATCCCCCGGCAGGTCCTCGAAAACAACGGAGGCCAGAGCCCGGCCGATGCGGTGGGCAACGGCTTCCGTCAGATTCATGGGAACAGTGTCTCCGGTCTTGGCGTCGTGGTAGGCCGTCACCACACCGCGAATGTCGTAGGACTTGAAAATGGAACTTAACTCGGAACGCGCAGCCTCCGGGGATCCGATCGCTTTCATTTCAGGCAGATCGAAAACGTCGGGCAGCGTCTCCCGGGAGATTTGCGAATCCTTATAGGAGAGTGCTCGCGGCTCGATGTCGGCCCTCAGTTCCGAAAGCCGTGTTTCCATGTCTTCTCTTCGAGTCATGGCGATGTTTCCTCCACTGGGGTTAGCACGTGCAACTTCAGCAGGTTCGTGGGACTTTGCTTGGGAATGGGAGAACCGACGACCACGGCCACGAGTTCTCCGGGCTGGTGCCATCCTCGCTCCAAAGCCCGATCGTTCATCCATTGAACGCAGGCGTCGGTCGTATTGAAAAACGGAGCGGAAACGGGCCTGACACCCCAAAAAACCGCCATGCGGTTCAGCATCCGTTCATTGGGCGTAAACCCGTAAATGGGAACCGCCGGTTTGAACTTGGACACGATTCGAGCCGTGTCGCCGCTCTGCGTATATACCCACACGGCGCGGACTTGGGAGTGTTCCGCCGTCAAGGCGGCGAGCCGGCAGACGGTCTCCGCCACACTCTTATCCTCTTTCGTCACCGAGCTGCTGAACGTACTGTAGGCTTTGGGGAACGCTTCCGCCTGGCGCACAATGTTTTTCATGGTGACCACCACATTGACGGGATCCTCTCCCACGCTCGTTTCGCCCGACAGCATCACCATGTCCGTGCCGTCGTATACGGCATTGGCCACATCCGTCGCTTCCGCCCTGGTGGGCAGATGGTGAGCGATCATGGATTCGAGCATTTGAGTGGCCGTAATCACGGGTACGCCGAGCAGGTTCGCCGTTCGTATCATCTTTTTCTGCAACACCGGAACCCGTTCGATGTTCACTTCGATGCCCAGATCGCCGCGCGCCACCATGATGACGTCGGAAGCAGCCACGACCTCTTCGAGATGGTCGAGCACGGAGGAACGCTCGAGTTTGGCGATGATGGGCGTCGACCGCCCCAGGCGTTCCATTTCCTTCCGCAGCAGCATCAAGTCCTCCGCGCATTGGACGAAAGACAGGGCTACGAAGTCGAAACCCAATTCCATGCCGAAACGCAGATCCTGGATGTCTTTTTCCGTGAGGGGCGATAACGAGGTGGCGATTCCGGGTAAACTGACGCCCTTGTGTTCCAACAGGACGCCCCCTTCAATCACCCGGCACCGGACCCACTCGCCGGACACCTCGAGCACCTCCATTCGCAGCTTTCCGTCGTCCAGGAGAAGGGTGTCTCCGGACTTCACATCTTGCGTCAGCTCAGGATACGTCACGGAAAATCGGTCTCCACTCCCTACGAAGGAATTGCCGGACACCGATACCACGTCATCCTTTTTCAGGCGCACCTCTCCGTTTTCCAGACGGCCCACTCTT from Deltaproteobacteria bacterium encodes the following:
- a CDS encoding NAD(+)/NADH kinase yields the protein MQQIAVVVKWSQPEAMSMGEALRVWLEERGKRVCLYENAEPGVNGFADGANCLPEVDLVIVLGGDGTLLSVARRLHGDAPIMGVNLGGLGFLTEFSATDLYPDMERVLNGEAETEERSMLNVAVFRNGDRISECAVLNDAVINKGALARMIRLHTYVNGSFLNSFRSDGLIVSSPTGSTAYSLSAGGPILYPTLECISLTPICPFMLTNRPIILPDNGVIEIRIGKKANDVTLTYDGQVGFKLEPEDTVRAKKARKRVLLVKSFRTNYFQILRTRLKWGEGG
- the ade gene encoding adenine deaminase, with the protein product MPDDPKIKKLQESLAVARGDEPADLAVRNGTLVNVFSGTLERADVAVHNGRVAGIGAYSGRIEIDAAGKFVLPGFIEGHMHIESSMLAPPELARVAVPHGTTTLVADPHEITNVLGAEGVEYMLESSRGLPMDFLFMLPSCVPATHMETAGAEFRVEDMLRFKGRPRILGLAEMMNFPGVVGGMEEVLEKLAAFEDCVRDGHAPLLSGRNLNAYLFAGAGSDHECTQLEEAREKLSKGMRVMIRQGTQARDLATLVKLVTPSNSRRTMLVTDDRHPHELMEWGHVDHNVRLAVREGLDPVLAVQMATINPAEYFRLRDRGAVAPGFAADLLIVDDLREFPVDTVIKNGEVVCTRGRLQRDLPKTELGRAGDTVHVGEVTADRFGIEAKGATARVIRVIEGRILTGMERVAVKSKNGDVLADPESDVVKLAVVERHRKSGRIGKGLVSGLGLKSGALASSVAHDSHNIVVAGVDDRAMATAVRAIREMGGGLAAASEDRVLATVPLPVAGLMSLESAAAVAKQRASLIQAVRVLGCALEDPFMALSFLALPVIPELKLTDRGLVDVNAFSVVPLFD
- a CDS encoding AAA family ATPase; translation: MSIEIERALLDPNAYPHGPETVEMAETHISWVFLAGDFVYKVKKPVDFGFLDFTDLAKRRRFCEEEVRLNRRLAPDLYLGVVGITRENGELRVEGTGDPIEYAVKMKRMPRERMMDRLLEQGKVDETTIRRICELLVDFYDMADTGGEIDRYGKIESIRFNTDENFMQTEEYVGVALSERRFDTIRAFANRFYEDTELFESRIRKNRIRDCHGDLHSGNICIPGEVIIYDCIEFNERFRYSDVTADIAFLSMDLDFRGRRDLSELFVHEFALKSGDLESLLLMDFYKCYRAYVRGKILCFAFDQAESGIERQARALETAKKYFALAESYTGEAPPPRVIVMFGLIATGKTTLAEALGARLGAPVISSDPVRKNLVGLAPSSRQFEAFGQGIYDRETTDALYRKMVQDAEKLLAQGQTVILDASFRDPAHRSLVMESAKRLGAETTFVLCECEEELIRRRLSERLSDPHAASDGRWEIYQQQKARFEQPSDILPGNLIRVDSGEDIQATVALLERLSS
- the pyk gene encoding pyruvate kinase produces the protein MTTSTVSRPDATQAKIIATLGPASESETVIANLIRAGADGFRFNFSHGSHDSHKRMFLAARKCAQDLGRPIALIQDLQGPKLRVGRLENGEVRLKKDDVVSVSGNSFVGSGDRFSVTYPELTQDVKSGDTLLLDDGKLRMEVLEVSGEWVRCRVIEGGVLLEHKGVSLPGIATSLSPLTEKDIQDLRFGMELGFDFVALSFVQCAEDLMLLRKEMERLGRSTPIIAKLERSSVLDHLEEVVAASDVIMVARGDLGIEVNIERVPVLQKKMIRTANLLGVPVITATQMLESMIAHHLPTRAEATDVANAVYDGTDMVMLSGETSVGEDPVNVVVTMKNIVRQAEAFPKAYSTFSSSVTKEDKSVAETVCRLAALTAEHSQVRAVWVYTQSGDTARIVSKFKPAVPIYGFTPNERMLNRMAVFWGVRPVSAPFFNTTDACVQWMNDRALERGWHQPGELVAVVVGSPIPKQSPTNLLKLHVLTPVEETSP